From Hyla sarda isolate aHylSar1 chromosome 5, aHylSar1.hap1, whole genome shotgun sequence, a single genomic window includes:
- the LOC130272682 gene encoding histamine H3 receptor-like produces MSAITHSNNTGVNVSAMNGTASFELLYSESIKAILTVLISLLIVITILGNVLVMFAFILDKTLRSQSNFFLLNLAICDFLLGAVAIPLYIPYLVTGKWLLGRFLCKLWLVVDYTLCTASAFNVALISYDRFLCVTMAVLQR; encoded by the exons ATGTCAGCCATTACACACAGCAATAACACAGGGGTCAATGTCTCTGCTATGAATGGCACTGCTAGTTTTGAACTGCTTTATTCTGAAAGTATCAAAGCCATTTTGACTGTGCTCATATCTTTGCTGATTGTGATCACAATTCTTGGTAATGTTCTGGTAATGTTCGCTTTTATTTTAGACAAAACGCTCAGAAGTCAAAGCAACTTCTTTCTTCTGAATCTGGCCATCTGTGATTTCTTATTAG GGGCAGTTGCCATCCCTTTGTATATTCCATATTTGGTGACAGGAAAGTGGTTGCTGGGAAGATTTTTATGTAAATTATGGCTGGTAGTTGACTACACATTGTGCACAGCATCAGCATTTAATGTTGCTTTAATAAGTTATGACAGATTCCTCTGCGTCACCATGGCT